A part of Leishmania panamensis strain MHOM/PA/94/PSC-1 chromosome 34 sequence genomic DNA contains:
- a CDS encoding riboflavin kinase/fmn adenylyltransferase-like protein (TriTrypDB/GeneDB-style sysID: LpmP.34.3010): MKPWFLRGKVIHGFGRGGTQLGYPTANLELSEPAIDFLKPYDNFVFWGWGCVEAAVPSTEEPRNGDLSLAPLGPFPFVMSVGNNPQFKNVDVSAEVHFLHKFDGDFYGRVVRILTLEAIRSQSAFTTLEELIKSIDDDVMFAGEHLKMPEWAPYEQHDMVNPACVPAQLNSAPQLPSFGFLEL; encoded by the coding sequence ATGAAGCCGTGGTTCCTGCGCGGTAAGGTAATTCACGGCTTTGGCCGTGGCGGGACGCAGCTCGGGTACCCTACAGCGAACTTGGAGCTCAGCGAGCCGGCCATCGACTTCCTGAAGCCGTACGATAACTTCGTATTCTGGGGATGGGGTTGtgtggaggcggcagtgcCGAGCACGGAGGAGCCCCGCAATGGGGATTTGTCCCTCGCCCCGCTTGGACCTTTTCCGTTTGTGATGTCCGTTGGCAACAACCCGCAGTTTAAGAACGTGGATGTCAGTGCGGAGGTGCACTTCCTGCACAAGTTTGATGGTGACTTCTACGGCCGTGTAGTGCGCATCCTCACGCTTGAGGCAATTCGCTCGCAATCCGCGTTTACGACACTAGAGGAGCTCATCAAGTCGATAGACGACGATGTGATGTTTGCTGGGGAGCACTTGAAGATGCCAGAGTGGGCACCGTATGAACAGCACGACATGGTGAACCCTGCCTGCGTGCCGGCTCAGCTGAACAGCGCACCTCAGTTACCCTCCTTCGGCTTCCTTGAACTGTAG